The genome window GTCGCCTGATTTTTAAATCTCCTTTTTTTCCTGTTCCTGGCAATCATGACTACTACGATTTACCTTTGATATATGGCGTGTTGGCACAGGCTACCTGGTTGCCGCGGCGATTGTTGCGAGGCAGAATCAATTTGGATGTAGGTTGGCACGGTTCAGATCGAGGTGATGCTTATGCTAGGGCATTTTTGGATTATTTGATTGAGCTGAAAAATCAATCAAATTTGAACCGACATTTAGACCATAACTATACCGCAGAACATACAGGCGATCGCTGTTTACATTATCGACCAGGAAAATTTACTCGTTTGCCCAATCGTTACTATACTTTCCGCTATGGTGGCATCGATTTTTTTGCCTTGGATTCTAATACCTTCAACCAACCCGTAATCATACCTGATACCGCAGAAGGAGAAAGCAGAAGAGCTAAATTATTGACCCGTAAAATTAAACTTGAAGAACAAGAACAGCGAATTCAGACTGCGCTCGATCGGCTTAATCCGAATAATTCTGACGATGCAGAGAAAATAGATGACTATGAGGCCAGATTAGAGCATATTGCTGAAAGTCAGCGAGATATTGAAAAGCAATTAAACCAAGAACAACATACCACAGACTGGCAACAATTAAATTGGTTTAAAGATAGCCTGATCGCATCTTGGCAAGACGAGACAGTTAGAGGCAGAATTGTATTTTTTCACCATCCTCCTTACGTCACCGAAGCTACTAAGTGGAATCAGGGACAGACTTTGGCGGTTCGCGATCGCCTGCGTCGAGTATTTGATGATGCAGCTCAAGAAATCGGTGCGTTACCTCAAGGACGCTCAATCGTAGATCTCGTTTTATCTGGTCACGCACACTGCTTAGAACATCTTCATACGAAAAATACAGGATTTGCAGACTCGCACATTGACTGGATTGTCTGTGGTGGCAGTGGTCACAGTTTGCGTCGTCAACGCCAAGAAGGAACAGTTTTATTTCAAGATGATGAACTCGATTCTGAACCTATCGGTGAGTCTTATTTGTATGTTGGTCGTCAAGGTAAAGGCAAAAACCGTAAATTACCCTATTCTTTTTTACGCATAGATGTCAAGGCTGGCAATAAGCCTAATTTCACTATCAATCCCTATGTAGCCGCATGGCATAAAAAAGAATGGCAGGAATATACGCTCGACCCTTTTACTATTTAAAGTGTTAACGTCTCTAGATTAATTCTCTTATTCTACAGAAGCGATCGCTTTCTTACTTGATAAAAGTCCTCACAACAATTCTATTAATCTAAACATCGAGCTGACTGAATCTGTTACAATAAGCCAACTTCATAAATGTGACAAACTAATGAAGTATCTTAGATATCTTAAGCATAGCAGTACAAGTATCTCGAATGTCTAGGCATAGCAGCAATTAGGGTGGTAAGCGTCCTGACTCTGAGCGGCAAGTAAAAAGTAATTAACTACGAGCAACTACCAGAGTGACTATTAAAGTGCTACCAACACTTTTGAGCGGACAATTCCACCTAACTGAACACGCCAGTATGGAGGCAAAATACTGTGACAAATTATCATGATAGAGAACGATTGTGGTCCTTGATTATTGATGCTATCGATCATCTAGAACAAGTGGCACGAACCAGGGAATTGACGAATATTTTTTGGGATATCAATGTTAAAAGTAGTAAGACGGAACAAGATTGGCAAAGAGTTGAAATTTTACTTGAATCCTATGAAACAGCTAGAGATGAATCTTTAGAGGCTGCTTTAGCAAATTTAAGAGAGTTGGTACAAATGCTCAGTAGTACATAGAATTAATCTAATTAATCTAACCAAGAGCAGCGATTATTGATTAACTAAGTTCAATCTATATTTTAAAAATTACCTTGGCTATCATAGATTAACCATGATCGATAAGACAATTTAACTGCTTTCTCAATCTTAAATAAGGGCAATTCGCCCTTACAACAACTAGATTGGTGAATTAATTATTACTTTGTCACCAATCTCGATTACCTTTCCAGCCTCAGTGGGAGACAACCTGGTATTCACAGCTAATCGAAAAAAGTGATTAAAACGCGATCGCTCTGTCCATTCGGGCAGAGTTTTTTTTCTTTGCTCGATAAAGGTTTTTTGGAACTTAGGATAAGCATTTCCTGTTTGCGGATCGCGAGTGACAACAATACAGCGTTGACAGGGATTAACTCCCATAAATTCTACGTCACCAACTTTAAATTTGACCGTTTGTTTTGAAGTGGTGAACAATCGATCTTCCCAGAAAGCAGGTACACCATCAATCTCAATATTGGCACGAAAACGCCGACGAATATCTGCCGTGTTTAACTCTGGATACCAATTGGCGATCGCCGATAAAGTTGCAGTACTGACGATAGTTGCTCCAGGCGAAACCGTATCATCAGGAAACCCCAGATTTAGATTCTGTCTCATTTCAACAGCAAAACCAAAGTATTCGCTCAGCCAATTAGACAATGCTTCTCGATCTTCGATTAAATTAAATTTCGCTAGTTTATCTTGTCCCTGTATCTGTAGGAAAAGGGTTTCAGCTTCTAAATCAAATTGCGATCGCAAAGCGTGGATCTTTTGATTGCGCTTGCCATTAACAAAATTGCCGTCTTGAGCGAAAATTGCCCAAGTGCGATCGCCCTTTATTGCGCCTGATTCTAAAATAGTTACGCGATCGCAGCCGACTCCATCTAAAGATTTAATTGGATAAATCAATATTTGACAAACGCGAGGCATAATTTCACTGGTCATATCAATGGAATTAATAATTTTTAATCAGTTAACTATAAAGTTATCAACCACAGACAAACTCAAGTTGACAAAATACGTAGAGCCAATTCGCTTCATGTTATCTTCACATAATCTTTACTCTATATTTATCCAAATTTGCCATTATTAAGTCAATATATAATTTGTGCTTTAAAAAAGCTTGAACTAAAAGATCTGTAGTAATTATACGGAAGACAAAAAAATCTCGCTCAATATAATTAATAAAAAAGGATGTTACCAGCCAGATAACATCCTCAAGACTATAATATAATCGTAAACTTAAAAATTGCCAGCCGCCAAGCTTGGCTATTAGTTTAAACTATACTCCTATTAGTGCATTATTAGCCAAATAATGCACGTTTTTACTTATAAAAATATATTTCCGTTATAATAATAGCAATTTTTTAGCCTAAATTAGGCGGTATTGAGTGTAAATTTAGGCATTTGCGACAAACTGTAAAGATAAAAAATTTTAAATCTATACAGCATAATATATTGAGCCAATATTGGTTAATATTAAGTTTGTTTTAGCTAAAACAAACTTAAATTTTTCGATTAACGTCAGTTAATTAACATTCACCACAGAAAACTAAGTTTAGCGATTAGGCTTGCGCCTAGCTTTCGGATTGCTCTGTCCATTCGGGTAGAGTTTTTTTCTTGGCTTGACCAAGATTTTGAAAACTTAGGCTCGCTTATTCTCTAGTCAATACTTGATCTGGACGAAAAGTACCATCGGTAAATCCAGTTAGAAGAAATCCAGCATCATGAGCAGCTTGAATATAGATAGAATATGGATGAGAAGCCAGAACATCAGGAAAAGCAGAATCAATAAGTTTCCGACAGGCGAATCGGATTTTCGTGTATGTCGATAAAAAATTTTGAAAATTAAATGCAGTTTGCCAAACGGTTACAAAATCTAGATCACAATGTATTTGCCGACATGGATCGAGCCAAAACTCAGGCGAAAAAATTAGGTCAAGAAATTATCGACCTATCTTTGGGTTCATCAGATCTACCTGTAGCTAAGCCAACCATCAAGACAATAGAAATTGCTTTACAAGATCCTAACACCCACGGTTATTTACTTCATGCTGGAACCAAAGATTTTCGTGTTGCCGTAGCCAACTGGTATACCAGTAGATTTGGCATTCCCGTAGATCCTGAAACTGAAGTGTTACAGCTAATTGGTTCTCAAGAAGGTACGGCTCATTTACCTCTGGCAATACTTAACCCTGGCGAGACAGCTTTACTATTAGATCCTGGTTATCCTTCTCATGCAGGAGGGGTTTATCTCGCAGGAGGAGCAATTTATCCCATGCCTCTGTTAGCCCAAAATAATTTCTTGCCCGTATTTGAAGATATTCCTGCTGCTGTTTTAGCTAAGTCTAAAATGATGGTGCTAAGCTATCCTCATAACCCCACCACAGCGATCGCGCCTTTAACTTTCTTTGAGCAGGCGGTAAACTTTTGCCAGCAGCACAATCTAGTTCTGGTTCATGATTTTCCTTATATAGATCTAGTGTTTAATGACAATGCAGACACTAACCGTAATCTGGCTTCTTCAATTCTTCAAGCCGATCCTCAAAAAAAACTCAGCATTGAATTTTTCACTCTATCTAAATCTTATAATATGGGTGGTTTTCGCATCGGTTATGCCATCGGCAATAGCTCTTTAATCCAAGCTTTAAGACAAATCAAAGCCGTAGTCGATTTTAATCAATATCGGGGCATTTTAGATGGTGCGATCGCAGCTTTGTCTGGTTCACAAGAATCGGTTATCGAAACCGTTAATACTTTTAGGCATCGCCGAGATGTTTTTGTTCAAGCTCTTAATAAAATTGGGTGGCAAGTACCTTCACCCCCAGCCACAATGTATATTTGGGCAAAACTTCCCGAACCCTGGCAAAATAGCTCGGTTGATTTTTGTACAAAACTAGTAGCTCAAACTGGCGTCGCTGCTTCTCCTGGTGCAGGATTTGGCAAATCTGGAGAAGGATATGTTCGCTTTGCCTTAGTCAAAGATCCCCAAACCCTAAGCCAAGCAGCCTGCAAAATTCAACGATTTTTAGTTAATAATTAGTAATTACTGATGACTACAATTACCATTCTTCATCATCATCTTCTTCATCTACATATAGGCTAGAAAAACTTGCCTCTGACTGTTCCAACCTTTCAGACGCTTCGAGAGATTCTTCGGCAATGTTGTCTAACTGAACTACCTCTCCTTCAAAACTTTGGGTCAAATTATCTATAGCTTGTTGTAAGTCATTATCGGCGTAATCTTGGCTGACCGATTCACCAGTTGCTTGAGAAACGGTAAGGTTGTTTTCAGGTAGGATTGTCGACGTTATGACGGAAGTGCTTTGCCCAATAACTCTAACTTTGGCTATGTTGCTATTGGGCTCAAGAATGTTGTTTTTGGTAGAAGAGTTGACTGGATCTAGATTTGAGCCAAATTTTGGCGCGACTCGATCTTGGGTTGGCAGGCTATTTGATTTAAACTGAGATTCGACTGCTTTGGATTCAGATGTTGTAAGTTTGTTGGTTGGCGGCGAAGTAGGACTTATATTTGGTGTAGGTTTTGGCATCTCAGCAGCAAAATTCCTGGTAGATGCCATATTTTTGGTTAAAGTATCTTTGAGATTAGCGACTTCCAACTGAACTTTAATTTTGCGTTGACATACTTTAGCAAATGCAGCTTCAATGTTAGGAACTTTCCCTTGATTAAGTTTTTGTAGCTTGGCAGAACTAATACCAACGATCGCGCTCGATCCATCAAAGCTAACCAAGTGACACTGCTGCTTTAACAATGCTTGAGTTGTCGGGGGTTGCAAACAGCTAACAACCTTACTCCATATCTCTTGATTAGCAACAGGATCTTGCTGTGAGTTAGGCGGAATCTCAGCCAATGACTCAGAAGCTGGAACAGATGTGACTGGCGTAGTATTTCCTAAAGCAGCTTTGATATTTGTGGCGTTATTTTGCTCAGCATTTTGCTCGGCACTATGTCGCTCATGTCCTTCGACTAACGCTGCAGACTCAAGTAGCCGCTGAGGTGCAAAGGGTGTTTCGGCGACAATTAGCTCAGGTGTAGCAACGTTTACTGAAACATTATGCTGCTGGTTGATTTTTTGAGTTGACTCAGCATTCGCGGTTGATTTAAGGTTGTTAGGAGTAGCTACTGGATTTACTACCTTTACAGGTTGGTTAGCAATCCCCGTATTTACCTCAGGCAATAATCCTAATAAAGTTACTTCCAACCAAAGACGAGGTTGAGTAGTATGCTTTAGTTGAGTTTCTGCATCTCTTAGCTGTTGTTGTCCGCGCAAAATTGAAGCAGTGTCCCAGTTAGCTGCTTCGATACACAATTGTTGCCAGCAGGTTTCGGTAACAGCGGTTAAATCGAGACGCTGAGGGGCGGTTTTAGCAATCAGTAAATTAAGATAGAAACTAGCCAAATTCTGCAACACAACTAGAGGCTCTCTGCCTCGATCGAGAAGACTACGGCACTGTTGTAAAACTGCTAGAGAATCATTGTCATTTATTGCTTGAAGTAGCTTGAATAAATCTTGCTCTGGTACTGCACCTACCAAATCCCATACCCTAGATACAGAAATTGTTTCAGGCAATAAGCTCAACTGATCCAATAAACTTTCGGCATCTCGCAAACCACCGTTAGCAATTTGAGCAATTAGAGTTAAAGCATCATCGGCGATCGCAATCTTCTCCGCATCGGCAATAAGTCGCAAATGAGCAGTCATATCGGCTAGGGGAATACGTCGATAGTCAAACCGCTGACAACGAGAAATAATTGTCGAAAGGACTCGCTGAGGATCTGTCGTTGCTAAAATAAAGACAACTTGTGGTGGTGGTTCTTCTAAAGTCTTAAGTAAAGCATTAAACGCTGCCGTACTAAGCATATGGCACTCGTCGATCGTATAGATCTTGTAGCGACATTGAACTGGGGCAAACCGCGATCGCTCGATTATTTCTCGAATATTGTCTACCCCCGTGTTGCTAGCAGCATCAATTTCCATCACGTCTAATGCGGAACTTTTAGCGATCGCTAAGCAGACCTCACATCGACCACAGGGATGAGGAGTAGGCTTACTGCTGGACAAACAATTGAGAGATTTTGCTAAAATTCTGGCACTCGAGGTTTTTCCCGTTCCTCTTGGCCCAGTAAATAAATAAGCAGGAGCGATTTTTGCTTGTTTTAGGGCATTGCTGAGGGTCAAGGCGATTGTTTCTTGACCAACTAAATCGCCAAAAGTTTGTGGTCGATATTTATGATGAAGAGGTTCGTAAGCCATAGTTGAGGTGGATTTTTCTATTTTCCACTAGTGAGTAGAAAAATATCCCTGTACAATTGAGCAGTATTTAGTGAAATAAGTTTAACTTCACTTGTAAAATCAGTATATTTGATCTAAGTAAATGAGTCACACGATTGGACAAGTCAAGCAGGATAACCAACAGTCAAACTCCAACTCATCTCACGCAAATCAAGACCTACCAAAGTCTGAAGACAGTAAATTGAAATCTATTACTTGCTTATCAGATGCCGATTATGAATTTTTATTCAACCAGCTATTAGAAGGAATTGCTCATGGTTGGCACGATCGGCGAATTGCTA of Coleofasciculaceae cyanobacterium contains these proteins:
- a CDS encoding metallophosphoesterase gives rise to the protein MKFVSDPPILVKIDQMKRRVRWQESAIKERAIAQTKLVIDGEDTDNPDFSFLVIGDSGCGSHLKQHPQRKIAEMMLQQESSRFVIHTGDVVYNVGSKEYYQKNFIEPYREFLVGGEKPKQLEYSRLIFKSPFFPVPGNHDYYDLPLIYGVLAQATWLPRRLLRGRINLDVGWHGSDRGDAYARAFLDYLIELKNQSNLNRHLDHNYTAEHTGDRCLHYRPGKFTRLPNRYYTFRYGGIDFFALDSNTFNQPVIIPDTAEGESRRAKLLTRKIKLEEQEQRIQTALDRLNPNNSDDAEKIDDYEARLEHIAESQRDIEKQLNQEQHTTDWQQLNWFKDSLIASWQDETVRGRIVFFHHPPYVTEATKWNQGQTLAVRDRLRRVFDDAAQEIGALPQGRSIVDLVLSGHAHCLEHLHTKNTGFADSHIDWIVCGGSGHSLRRQRQEGTVLFQDDELDSEPIGESYLYVGRQGKGKNRKLPYSFLRIDVKAGNKPNFTINPYVAAWHKKEWQEYTLDPFTI
- a CDS encoding MOSC N-terminal beta barrel domain-containing protein; protein product: MTSEIMPRVCQILIYPIKSLDGVGCDRVTILESGAIKGDRTWAIFAQDGNFVNGKRNQKIHALRSQFDLEAETLFLQIQGQDKLAKFNLIEDREALSNWLSEYFGFAVEMRQNLNLGFPDDTVSPGATIVSTATLSAIANWYPELNTADIRRRFRANIEIDGVPAFWEDRLFTTSKQTVKFKVGDVEFMGVNPCQRCIVVTRDPQTGNAYPKFQKTFIEQRKKTLPEWTERSRFNHFFRLAVNTRLSPTEAGKVIEIGDKVIINSPI
- a CDS encoding LL-diaminopimelate aminotransferase gives rise to the protein MQFAKRLQNLDHNVFADMDRAKTQAKKLGQEIIDLSLGSSDLPVAKPTIKTIEIALQDPNTHGYLLHAGTKDFRVAVANWYTSRFGIPVDPETEVLQLIGSQEGTAHLPLAILNPGETALLLDPGYPSHAGGVYLAGGAIYPMPLLAQNNFLPVFEDIPAAVLAKSKMMVLSYPHNPTTAIAPLTFFEQAVNFCQQHNLVLVHDFPYIDLVFNDNADTNRNLASSILQADPQKKLSIEFFTLSKSYNMGGFRIGYAIGNSSLIQALRQIKAVVDFNQYRGILDGAIAALSGSQESVIETVNTFRHRRDVFVQALNKIGWQVPSPPATMYIWAKLPEPWQNSSVDFCTKLVAQTGVAASPGAGFGKSGEGYVRFALVKDPQTLSQAACKIQRFLVNN
- a CDS encoding DNA polymerase III subunit gamma/tau, whose translation is MAYEPLHHKYRPQTFGDLVGQETIALTLSNALKQAKIAPAYLFTGPRGTGKTSSARILAKSLNCLSSSKPTPHPCGRCEVCLAIAKSSALDVMEIDAASNTGVDNIREIIERSRFAPVQCRYKIYTIDECHMLSTAAFNALLKTLEEPPPQVVFILATTDPQRVLSTIISRCQRFDYRRIPLADMTAHLRLIADAEKIAIADDALTLIAQIANGGLRDAESLLDQLSLLPETISVSRVWDLVGAVPEQDLFKLLQAINDNDSLAVLQQCRSLLDRGREPLVVLQNLASFYLNLLIAKTAPQRLDLTAVTETCWQQLCIEAANWDTASILRGQQQLRDAETQLKHTTQPRLWLEVTLLGLLPEVNTGIANQPVKVVNPVATPNNLKSTANAESTQKINQQHNVSVNVATPELIVAETPFAPQRLLESAALVEGHERHSAEQNAEQNNATNIKAALGNTTPVTSVPASESLAEIPPNSQQDPVANQEIWSKVVSCLQPPTTQALLKQQCHLVSFDGSSAIVGISSAKLQKLNQGKVPNIEAAFAKVCQRKIKVQLEVANLKDTLTKNMASTRNFAAEMPKPTPNISPTSPPTNKLTTSESKAVESQFKSNSLPTQDRVAPKFGSNLDPVNSSTKNNILEPNSNIAKVRVIGQSTSVITSTILPENNLTVSQATGESVSQDYADNDLQQAIDNLTQSFEGEVVQLDNIAEESLEASERLEQSEASFSSLYVDEEDDDEEW